One genomic segment of Brassica napus cultivar Da-Ae chromosome A3, Da-Ae, whole genome shotgun sequence includes these proteins:
- the LOC106440918 gene encoding magnesium-chelatase subunit ChlH, chloroplastic, translating to MASLMYSPFTLSTSKAEHLSSLSNTTSKHSFLRRKSFSKPTNSLFKVKSAVSGNGLFTQTNPEVRRIVPVKRDNVPTVKIVYVVLEAQYQSSLSEAVQQLNKTSRFASYEVVGYLVEELRDKNTYKSFCKDLEDANIFIGSLIFVEELALKVKEAVEKERDRMDAVLVFPSMPEVMRLNKLGSFSMSQLGQSKSPFFQLFKRKKGAGSAGFADSMLKLVRTLPKVLKYLPSDKAQDARLYILSLQFWLGGSPDNLQNFVKMISGSYIPALKGVKIEYSDPVLFLDTGIWHPLAPTMYDDVKEYLNWYDTRRDTNASLKRKDATVIGLVLQRSHIVTGDDSHYVAVIMELEARGAKVIPIFAGGLDFSGPVERYFVDPVTKQPIINSAVSLTGFALVGGPARQDHPRAIEALKTLDVPYLVGVPLVFQTTEEWLNSTLGLHPIQVALQVALPELDGGMEPIVFAGRDPRTGKSHALHKRVEQLCIRAIRWGELKRKTKAEKRVAITVFSFPPDKGNVGTAAYLNVFASIYSVLKDLKRDGYNVEGLPETAETLIEEILHDKEAQFSSPNLNVAYKMGVREYQSLTPYAAALEENWGKPPGNLNSDGENLLVFGKTYGNVFIGVQPTFGYEGDPMRLLFSKSASPHHGFAAYYSYVEKIFKADAVLHFGTHGSLEFMPGKQVGMSDACFPDSLIGNIPNVYYYAANNPSEATIAKRRSYANTISYLTPPAENAGLYKGLKQLSELISSYQSLKDTGRGPQIVSSIISTAKQCNLDKDVDLPDEGTDLSVKERDLVVGKVYSKIMEIESRLLPCGLHVIGEPPSAMEAVATLVNIAALDRAEEEISSLPSILAECVGRQIEDVYRGSDKGILSDVELLKQITDASRGAVSAFVEKTTNDKGQVVNVSDKLTSILGFGINEPWVEYLSNTKFYRANRDKLRTVFAFLGECLKLVVMDNELGSLMQALEGKYVEPGPGGDPIRNPKVLPTGKNIHALDPQAIPTTAAMASAKIVVDRLVERQRLENEGKYPETIALVLWGTDNIKTYGESLGQVLWMIGARPVADGLGRVNRVEPVSLEELGRPRIDVVVNCSGVFRDLFINQMNLLDRAIKMVAELDEPVEMNYVRKHAMEQAATLGVDIREAATRVFSNASGSYSSNISLAVENSSWNDEKQLQDMYLSRKSFAFDSDAPGAGMAEKKQVFEMALMTAEVTFQNLDSSEISLTDVSHYFDSDPTNLVQSLRKDKKKPSAYIADTTTANAQVRSLSETVRLDARTKLLNPKWYEGMMSSGYEGVREIEKRLTNTVGWSATSGQVDNWVYEEANTTFIKDEEMLNRLMNTNPNSFRKMIQTFLEANGRGYWETSEDNIEKLKDLYSQVEDKIEGIDR from the exons ATGGCTTCACTTATGTATTCACCCTTCACTCTGTCTACTTCCAAAGCAGAGCACCTCTCTTCCCTCTCCAACACTACCTCCAAACACTCATTCCTCAGGAGAAAGTCTTTCTCCAAACCAACCAACTCTTTATTCAAAGTGAAGTCCGCTGTCTCCGGCAACGGCCTCTTCACGCAGACAAACCCCGAGGTCCGCCGTATAGTCCCCGTCAAGAGAGACAACGTCCCCACCGTGAAGATCGTCTACGTCGTCCTCGAGGCGCAGTACCAGTCCTCACTCTCCGAAGCCGTGCAGCAACTCAACAAGACTTCAAGATTCGCGTCCTACGAAGTCGTCGGATACTTAGTCGAAGAGCTTCGCGACAAGAACACTTACAAGAGCTTCTGCAAAGACCTGGAAGACGCCAACATCTTCATCGGGTCTCTCATCTTCGTCGAGGAGCTCGCGCTCAAAGTCAAAGAGGCAGTCGAGAAGGAGAGAGACAGGATGGACGCGGTCCTCGTCTTCCCTTCGATGCCCGAGGTGATGAGACTGAACAAACTCGGATCGTTCAGCATGTCTCAGCTTGGTCAGTCCAAGTCTCCCTTCTTCCAGCTCTTCAAGAGGAAGAAGGGAGCTGGATCCGCAGGTTTCGCCGACAGTATGTTGAAACTCGTAAGAACCTTACCTAAGGTTTTGAAGTACTTACCTAGCGACAAGGCTCAAGACGCTCGTCTCTACATCTTGAGTCTACAGTTTTGGCTTGGTGGTTCTCCAGATAATCTCCAGAACTTTGTTAAGATGATCTCCGGATCTTACATCCCGGCGTTGAAAGGTGTCAAGATCGAGTACTCGGATCCGGTTTTGTTTTTGGATACTGGGATCTGGCATCCACTTGCTCCGACCATGTACGATGACGTCAAGGAGTATTTGAATTGGTACGATACTAGGAGAGACACCAACGCTTCTCTCAAGAGGAAAGACGCGACGGTTATTGGTCTAGTCCTTCAGAGGAGTCACATTGTGACTGGGGACGATAGTCACTACGTGGCTGTGATCATGGAGCTTGAGGCTAGAGGCGCTAAGGTCATTCCTATCTTCGCTGGAGGGTTGGACTTTTCCGGTCCGGTCGAGAGATATTTTGTGGATCCGGTTACTAAGCAGCCTATTATAAACTCTGCTGTATCTTTAACCGGGTTTGCGTTGGTTGGTGGACCGGCGAGGCAGGATCATCCGAGGGCTATTGAGGCGTTGAAGACGCTTGATGTTCCTTATCTTGTGGGAGTGCCGCTGGTGTTTCAGACGACGGAGGAGTGGCTTAACAGCACGCTTGGTTTGCATCCTATTCAGGTGGCTCTCCAGGTTGCTCTCCCTGAGCTTGATGGAGGAATGGAACCAATCGTTTTCGCTGGTCGTGACCCTAGAACAG GGAAGTCACATGCTCTTCACAAGAGAGTGGAACAACTCTGCATCAGGGCTATTAGATGGGGAGAgctcaaaagaaaaactaag GCAGAAAAGAGAGTGGCTATCACTGTTTTCAGTTTCCCACCAGACAAAGGAAACGTAGGAACCGCAGCGTACCTCAACGTGTTTGCGTCCATCTACTCGGTCCTAAAAGACCTCAAGAGAGACGGTTACAACGTGGAGGGGCTACCCGAGACAGCAGAGACTCTCATCGAAGAGATCCTCCACGACAAGGAGGCTCAGTTCAGCAGTCCTAACCTGAACGTTGCTTACAAAATGGGAGTCCGCGAGTACCAGAGCCTCACTCCTTACGCAGCCGCCTTGGAAGAAAACTGGGGGAAGCCTCCAGGGAACCTTAACTCAGACGGAGAGAATCTCCTTGTCTTTGGCAAAACGTACGGTAACGTTTTCATCGGCGTGCAGCCGACGTTTGGGTACGAAGGTGATCCCATGAGGCTCCTCTTCTCCAAATCCGCGAGCCCTCATCACGGCTTTGCAGCTTACTACTCTTACGTGGAGAAGATCTTCAAAGCTGATGCTGTTCTTCATTTTGGCACACACGGCTCGCTTGAGTTTATGCCAGGGAAGCAAGTGGGGATGAGTGATGCTTGTTTCCCGGACAGTCTCATTGGGAACATTCCCAATGTTTACTACTATGCAGCTAACAACCCTTCAGAAGCAACCATCGCAAAGAGGAGAAGTTATGCTAATACAATCAGTTACCTGACTCCACCAGCTGAGAACGCTGGTCTCTACAAGGGTCTGAAGCAGCTGAGCGAGCTTATCTCATCGTACCAGTCTCTCAAGGACACTGGCAGAGGTCCACAGATTGTGAGCTCCATCATCAGCACTGCTAAGCAGTGTAATCTTGACAAAGACGTGGATCTTCCTGACGAAGGAACAGATCTTTCGGTTAAAGAGAGAGACCTCGTGGTTGGTAAAGTCTACTCAAAGATCATGGAGATTGAGTCTAGGCTCCTCCCATGCGGGCTCCACGTCATTGGAGAGCCTCCATCTGCAATGGAAGCTGTTGCTACTCTCGTCAACATCGCTGCGTTGGACCGAGCAGAGGAGGAGATCTCATCTCTTCCTTCTATATTAGCTGAGTGTGTTGGAAGGCAGATTGAAGATGTGTACAGAGGAAGCGACAAGGGGATCCTGAGCGATGTGGAGCTTCTCAAACAGATAACTGACGCCTCGCGTGGCGCGGTCTCAGCCTTTGTTGAGAAGACTACAAACGACAAAGGACAGGTTGTTAACGTGTCTGACAAGCTTACCTCGATTCTAGGGTTTGGAATCAACGAGCCCTGGGTTGAGTACTTGTCCAACACGAAATTCTACCGTGCCAACAGAGATAAGCTCAGGACAGTGTTTGCCTTCCTCGGAGAGTGCCTGAAGCTGGTGGTGATGGACAACGAGCTCGGGAGCTTGATGCAAGCCTTGGAAGGGAAGTACGTTGAGCCAGGTCCAGGTGGCGATCCCATCAGAAACCCCAAGGTGTTGCCAACCGGTAAAAACATTCACGCGTTGGACCCTCAGGCTATTCCCACGACGGCAGCGATGGCGAGCGCCAAGATTGTGGTGGACAGGCTGGTGGAGAGGCAGAGGTTAGAGAACGAAGGGAAGTATCCGGAGACGATCGCGCTTGTGCTATGGGGAACTGATAATATCAAGACGTATGGGGAGTCTCTTGGACAGGTTCTTTGGATGATTGGGGCTAGACCGGTTGCTGATGGTCTTGGGAGAGTGAACCGGGTTGAGCCTGTGAGCTTAGAGGAGCTTGGAAGGCCGAGGATTGATGTCGTTGTTAACTGCTCAGGAGTCTTCCGTGATCTCTTTATCAATCAG ATGAATCTTCTTGACCGAGCAATCAAGATGGTGGCTGAGCTAGATGAGCCAGTTGAGATGAACTATGTGAGGAAACATGCCATGGAACAAGCAGCAACGCTTGGCGTTGATATCAGAGAGGCAGCTACAAGAGTTTTCTCAAACGCGTCAGGGTCATACTCGTCAAACATCAGTCTCGCTGTTGAGAACTCTTCATGGAACGATGAGAAACAGCTTCAGGACATGTACTTGAGCCGCAAATCGTTTGCGTTTGACAGTGATGCTCCTGGAGCAGGGATGGCTGAGAAGAAGCAGGTCTTTGAGATGGCTCTTATGACTGCAGAAGTCACGTTCCAGAACCTGGATTCTTCCGAGATTTCGTTGACTGACGTCAGCCACTACTTTGACTCTGACCCGACGAACCTGGTTCAGAGTTTGAGGAAAGACAAGAAGAAGCCTAGCGCTTACATTGCTGATACAACAACCGCAAACGCACAG GTGAGGTCACTATCTGAGACAGTGAGGCTGGATGCAAGAACAAAGCTGCTGAACCCAAAGTGGTACGAAGGGATGATGTCAAGTGGATACGAAGGAGTTCGCGAGATAGAGAAGAGACTGACCAACACTGTGGGATGGAGTGCAACGTCAGGTCAAGTAGACAACTGGGTCTACGAAGAGGCCAACACAACTTTCATCAAAGACGAGGAGATGCTTAACCGTCTCATGAACACTAATCCAAACTCCTTCAGGAAGATGATCCAGACTTTCTTGGAAGCCAATGGTCGTGGCTACTGGGAAACTTCAGAGGATAACATCGAGAAGCTCAAGGACTTGTACTCCCAGGTTGAAGACAAGATTGAAGGGATCGATCGATAG
- the BNAA03G04450D gene encoding uncharacterized protein BNAA03G04450D, which yields MSTDLVREDDVEENPSSVSSRMELKRIHQWLTQEESPGSELFSNKRQVVETDSGSRTSFLTPPLMSAWDSSLVPNCLFHPANLQHSSDLLGRNFSPIDQDVLHGCSFNLDTIRKVNNDNQVCESRNMPQSMVQFYGEGVSRSFETGPLSFGQTCSSIDRSFTLPGPNLSYDKGDENVFSNGVESFALLGQSLRKADYNIFSYDKGHENVMSLLPCDKASENLFMIEPPYHKDNANVVFSQGCEMAFMVPSQEKADQNSDQTSQEARRRTMVSSVPVITSFENFSHSPAEDNMSFQYPPYANSSRVDTLLAPKSKDSKTAKKGSSTNTFPSNVKSLLSTGMFDGVTVKYYSWSREKNLKGVIKGTGYLCGCSNCNLNKVLNAYEFEQHANCKTKHPNNHIYFENGKTIYGVVQELKNTPQEKLFDAIQNVTGSDINRKNFNTWKASYQVASLELQRIYGKDAVVTLAS from the exons ATGAGTACAGATCTTGTTAGAGAAGATGATGTTGAGGAGAATCCTTCTTCCGTCTCTTCGAGAATGGAGCTAAAACGGATTCATCAGTGGCTGACACAAGAAGAGTCCCCCGGTTCAGAACTATTCAGTAATAAGAGACAAGTGGTTGAGACTGATAGTGGTTCCCGGACGAGTTTCTTAACTCCTCCTCTTATGTCTGCTTGGGACAGCTCACTTGTGCCTAATTGCTTATTCCATCCTGCTAATTTGCAGCATTCATCAGATCTCCTCGGTAGAAATTTCTCTCCTATAGACCAGGATGTGCTTCATGGTTGCTCATTTAATCTTGACACCATTAGAAAGGTTAATAATGACAATCAAGTGTGTGAATCTCGAAACATGCCCCAATCCATGGTTCAGTTTTATGGTGAGGGAGTTTCAAGATCATTTGAAACAGGTCCGCTCTCCTTTGGTCAAACCTGCAGTAGTATTGACAGGAGCTTCACCTTGCCAGGGCCAAACTTGAGTTATGATAAAGGAGATGAAAATGTCTTCTCAAATGGAGTAGAAAGCTTTGCTTTGTTGGGTCAGTCTCTTCGAAAGGCTGATTATAACATATTCTCTTATGACAAGGGACATGAGAACGTCATGTCTCTTCTCCCTTGCGACAAAGCATCTGAAAACCTTTTCATGATCGAACCACCCTACCACAAAGATAATGCCAATGTTGTGTTCTCACAAGGCTGTGAGATGGCATTTATGGTTCCTAGCCAAGAAAAAGCAGACCAGAACAGTGATCAAACTAGTCAAGAGGCTAGAAGACGGACAATGGTGTCTTCAGTTCCTGTTATTACCAGTTTTGAGAACTTCAGCCATTCTCCAGCAGAGGACAACATGTCTTTTCAGTATCCTCCTTACGCCAATAGCTCTAGAGTTGATACATTGCTCGCCCCCAAAAGTAAAGATTCAAAGACAGCTAAGAAGGGTTCCTCCACAAACACATTCCCTTCAAATGTTAAGTCCTTGTTGTCAACAGGAATGTTTGATGGGGTTACTGTCAAGTACTACTCCTGGTCACGTGAG AAAAATCTCAAAGGAGTTATAAAGGGGACTGGGTATCTATGTGGTTGCAGCAACTGTAACCTTAATAAA GTTCTTAATGCGTATGAGTTCGAGCAGCATGCTAATTGCAAGACAAAACACCCAAACAATCACATTTACTTTGAGAACGGAAAGACCATTTATGGCGTTGTTCAAGAGCTGAAGAATACGCCTCAGGAGAAGCTGTTCGATGCTATTCAAAACGTAACGGGATCTGATATCAACCGTAAAAATTTCAACACATGGAaag CATCGTATCAAGTCGCTAGCCTTGAACTTCAGCGTATCTATGGGAAGGATGCTGTAGTCACTTTGGCATCTTGA
- the LOC106444656 gene encoding eukaryotic translation initiation factor 6-2, with product MATRLQFENNCEVGLFSKLTNAYCLVAVGASENFYSAFESELADDIPIVKTSIGETPIIGRLCVGNRNGLLVPHTTTYQELQHLRNSLPDQVVVQRIEAPLPALGDCIVCNDHVALARIDLDEETEEIISDVLGVEVFRQTIGCNILVGCYCALSNRGGIVHAYISEEELDELSALLRVPLVAGTVNRGSEVIAAGMTVNDWTAFCGSDTTETELSVIDSVFELSEACDINKISTSEWDLLVTKSEVPVLVMFIQDWRPSCRYVRHVMDEFNSKYTGRFKFYTLNVRQERGIVIRYDIFNVPASIVFKGGDEMARVYGFRLYELERLVKQYDDLVYASKLKGNLAKENNLLIKTTNHHKIKGELINLFAYVGMCVLVFRSVLYFSFLFVLGYFE from the coding sequence ATGGCCACCCGTCTTCAGTTTGAGAACAACTGCGAAGTTGGCCTCTTTTCAAAACTCACTAATGCCTATTGCTTAGTTGCTGTTGGAGCCTCTGAGAACTTTTATAGTGCTTTTGAGTCAGAGTTAGCCGATGATATCCCTATCGTTAAGACCTCTATTGGAGAAACACCGATCATTGGGCGCCTATGCGTTGGAAACAGGAACGGGCTTCTTGTGCCTCATACAACTACTTACCAAGAGCTTCAACACTTGAGGAACAGTCTACCTGATCAAGTTGTGGTCCAGAGAATCGAGGCGCCTCTGCCTGCTCTTGGAGACTGCATCGTCTGCAACGACCATGTTGCTCTTGCTCGCATCGATCTCGACGAGGAGACTGAGGAAATAATATCGGACGTTCTCGGTGTCGAAGTTTTCCGTCAGACGATTGGATGCAACATTCTTGTAGGCTGTTACTGTGCCTTGTCCAACAGAGGTGGCATCGTCCATGCTTACATCTCGGAGGAAGAGTTGGACGAGCTCTCGGCGCTGCTTCGAGTCCCGCTCGTTGCGGGGACTGTGAACCGTGGTAGTGAAGTTATAGCTGCGGGAATGACCGTCAATGACTGGACTGCTTTCTGTGGCTCAGACACAACTGAAACGGAGCTCTCTGTAATAGACAGCGTCTTCGAGCTAAGTGAAGCTTGTGATATAAACAAGATCTCTACATCGGAATGGGATTTGCTTGTGACCAAGTCAGAAGTCCCGGTGTTGGTTATGTTCATACAAGATTGGCGCCCCTCATGTCGATACGTGAGGCATGTAATGGACGAATTCAACTCGAAATACACTGGTCGGTTCAAATTCTACACACTCAACGTTCGTCAAGAGAGAGGCATCGTAATACGCTACGACATATTCAATGTCCCGGCTAGTATTGTCTTCAAAGGCGGAGACGAGATGGCTAGAGTATATGGATTCCGTCTTTATGAATTAGAAAGACTAGTGAAGCAGTACGATGACTTGGTCTATGCATCCAAGCTTAAGGGTAACTTagcaaaagaaaataatttgctAATCAAGACAACAAATCACCATAAAATCAAAGGAGAACTGATAAATTTATTTGCATATGTAGGCATGTGTGTTTTGGTATTCAGGTCTGTtctttacttttcttttctttttgttcttggATACTTTGAGTAA